Genomic DNA from bacterium:
GTTGAATTAGGATTTGGAAATTTACCTGTCTGCATTGCGAAAACACAGATGTCACTTTCAGATAATCCTCGCAATGTTGGAGTGCCAAAAGCGTGGACATTAACGGTAATAATTTTATATTGCAACTTTACTTCGCTCATTCGTTCGTATCTTTATTACCTCATCAACATTACTGACGAATATTTTTCCGTCACCGGAGTTACCTGTATGAGCAACCTTTTGAATTATATTTAATACATTATCTACCATACTATCATCTACTACGATCTCGAGCTTTGTTCGAGGAACGGATAGTATTTTGTCATCAATTATTTTAATATCCTTTGTGTTAATCTCAGCTTTTCCAAAACCAATTATTTCCGAGATTGTAATTCCCGGTAATGTTTTAATCTCTTTTAAGGCTTCTAAAACCTTTAACAGTTTAAATGGTCGAATTATTGCTTTTATTTCTTTCATCTTAATCCCTTTTTGAATTTTATGATTATTGTTTATTCCTGCAAAGCAAGAGACTTGTTTTATATTCAAAAGAATATAAAGAGAATTTAATTGAGTTGGCTAAGGACTCAATAATTCCTTATTACGCTTTCCTTATAATAAATATTTTTAAACTAATTTTTCGACAACTTCTTCTTAATGATTTTATCTGAGCTTACTCTTATCGCAGACTTATTTCATTAGAATTCC
This window encodes:
- a CDS encoding P-II family nitrogen regulator → MKEIKAIIRPFKLLKVLEALKEIKTLPGITISEIIGFGKAEINTKDIKIIDDKILSVPRTKLEIVVDDSMVDNVLNIIQKVAHTGNSGDGKIFVSNVDEVIKIRTNERSKVAI